Proteins from a genomic interval of Centroberyx gerrardi isolate f3 chromosome 23, fCenGer3.hap1.cur.20231027, whole genome shotgun sequence:
- the LOC139920851 gene encoding uncharacterized protein LOC139920851 produces the protein MRHLFIPLLMVSVGISRMQSEAKHHYHFVQEPMSWHEARKYCRDKYTDLATIDEEVDINGITSDDSAVDSFVWIYTYNKDESSGGNNGENRTSCKPSKDNGDNNDSKGDNDSKGDNDSKGDNDSKGDNDSKGDNDSVEDNEPNSTQKCAEAKFQAEGVEHQCKRCGVRQMFLCHMNDDDDLPVILILEMKTWDEALDYCRRNHHDLVSIHNSDIQKCVQEKAKMADTPYVWLGMRYTCALDFWFWVSDGPGCYEKWAPGNGTGDCGMAAAMEKGGGHWVSLPDDEKFNFICSKGTD, from the exons ATGAGGCATCTTTTCATTCCGCTGCTGATGGTCTCAG TTGGGATCAGTAGAATGCAATCCGAAGCCAAACACCACTACCACTTTGTTCAAGAGCCAATGAGCTGGCATGAAGCCAGAAAATACTGCAGAGATAAATACACTGACCTGGCCACCATTGACGAGGAAGTAGACATTAATGGTATTACATCTGATGACAGTGCTGTAGATAGTTTTGTATGGATATATACATACAATAAAGATGAAAGTAGCGGTGGAAATAATGGAGAAAATAGAACATCATGCAAGCCATCTAAGGACAATGGCGACAACAACGACAGCAAGGGTGACAATGACAGCAAGGGTGACAACGACAGCAAGGGTGACAATGACAGCAAGGGTGACAACGACAGCAAGGGTGACAACGACAGCGTCGAGGACAACGAACCAAATAGCACACAGAAATGTGCAGAAGCAAAATTCCAAGCAGAGGGAGTAGAGCATCAGTGTAAGCGGTGTGGAGTACGTCAGATGTTTTTGTGCCATATGAATG ACGATGATGATCTCCCGGTAATCCTGATCCTTGAGATGAAGACCTGGGACGAGGCCTTGGACTACTGCAGAAGGAACCACCATGACCTGGTCTCCATCCACAATAGTGACATTCAGAAATGTGTCCAAGAGAAAGCCAAGATGGCCGACACTCCCTACGTGTGGCTGGGAATGCGCTACACCTGTGCTCTGGACTTCTGGTTCTGGGTCAGTGATGGGCCGGGCTGCTACGAGAAGTGGGCCCCGGGGAACGGGACGGGAGATTGTGGGATGGCTGCAGCCatggagaaaggaggggggcATTGGGTCAGTCTGCCTGATGATGAGAAATTCAACTTCATCTGCAGCAAGGGTACAGATTAA